The Sphingomicrobium sp. genome has a window encoding:
- the accC gene encoding acetyl-CoA carboxylase biotin carboxylase subunit codes for MAKIEKLLIANRGEIALRIHRACHEMGIRTVAVHSTADADAMHVRLADETVCIGPPPATDSYLNIPNIISAAEIVHADAIHPGYGFLSENAQFAEIVESHDILWVGPKPEHIRTMGDKIEAKRTAAKLGLPLVPGSDGPLTSIEDAKALAEEIGYPVLIKAASGGGGRGMKVVPSEDQLESLMSQAASEARSAFGDDTVYMEKYLGNPRHIEFQVFGDGNGGAIHLGERDCSLQRRHQKVLEEAPSPVLTAEERERMGEVVRKAMSDMGYRGAGTIEFLYENGEFYFIEMNTRLQVEHPVTEMISGIDLVREQIRVACGEGLSVTQADVRLHGHAIECRINAEDPETFAPSPGLVKNYVAPGGMHVRVDSGLYTGYKVPPYYDSMIAKLIVYGTTRERCIMRLKRALEEFVVEGMKTTIPLHQKLVRDEEFLAGDYTIKWLEQWLEKGRNAE; via the coding sequence GTGGCCAAAATCGAAAAGCTTCTGATCGCCAATCGCGGCGAGATCGCGCTTCGCATTCACCGCGCATGCCACGAAATGGGCATTCGCACGGTGGCCGTTCACTCGACCGCCGACGCCGATGCGATGCACGTCCGCCTGGCCGACGAGACCGTCTGCATCGGTCCGCCGCCGGCGACCGACAGCTACCTCAATATCCCCAACATCATCTCGGCCGCCGAGATCGTGCATGCCGACGCCATTCATCCTGGCTACGGCTTCCTGAGCGAGAACGCGCAGTTCGCCGAAATCGTCGAAAGCCATGACATCCTCTGGGTCGGGCCGAAGCCCGAGCACATCCGGACGATGGGCGACAAGATCGAAGCGAAGCGCACCGCCGCCAAGCTCGGCCTCCCGCTCGTCCCCGGCTCCGACGGCCCGCTGACCAGCATCGAGGACGCCAAGGCGCTCGCGGAGGAGATCGGCTACCCCGTCCTCATCAAGGCGGCGTCGGGCGGCGGCGGCCGCGGCATGAAGGTCGTGCCGTCCGAGGACCAGCTCGAAAGCCTGATGAGCCAGGCGGCGTCGGAAGCGCGCTCCGCGTTTGGCGACGACACCGTCTACATGGAAAAATATCTCGGCAATCCGAGGCACATCGAATTCCAGGTCTTCGGCGACGGCAATGGCGGCGCCATCCACCTTGGTGAGCGCGACTGCTCGCTGCAGCGCCGCCACCAGAAGGTTCTCGAGGAAGCGCCGTCCCCCGTCCTTACCGCGGAAGAGCGCGAGCGCATGGGCGAGGTCGTCCGCAAGGCGATGAGCGACATGGGCTATCGCGGCGCCGGCACCATCGAGTTCCTCTACGAGAACGGTGAATTCTACTTCATCGAGATGAACACCCGGCTCCAGGTCGAGCATCCGGTGACCGAGATGATCAGCGGCATCGACCTCGTCCGCGAACAGATCCGCGTCGCCTGCGGCGAGGGATTGTCCGTGACTCAGGCCGACGTCCGTCTCCACGGCCACGCGATCGAATGCCGCATCAATGCCGAGGATCCGGAGACCTTCGCCCCGTCGCCCGGCCTGGTGAAGAATTATGTCGCGCCCGGCGGCATGCACGTGCGCGTCGATAGCGGCCTCTACACCGGCTATAAGGTGCCGCCTTATTACGACAGCATGATCGCCAAGCTGATCGTCTACGGCACCACCCGCGAACGCTGCATCATGCGCCTCAAGCGTGCGCTCGAGGAATTCGTGGTCGAAGGCATGAAGACCACCATCCCGCTGCACCAGAAGCTGGTCCGGGACGAGGAATTCCTCGCCGGCGACTATACGATCAAATGGCTCGAGCAATGGCTCGAAAAGGGCCGCAACGCCGAATAG
- the accB gene encoding acetyl-CoA carboxylase biotin carboxyl carrier protein, with protein sequence MPSPKEASGDKPGAMRIDPALVRELAQLLSDNELTEIEVADGDRRIKVSREPAPILTAAPAAAQAAQTAPAPALSAPPMNAKEDFGGDSDAAGGTAVKSPMVGTCFLSPEPGAKPFVAVGDAVKAGDTLLIVEAMKVMNPITAPEGGVVKKILVSDAQPVEFDQPLVVIG encoded by the coding sequence ATGCCCTCACCGAAGGAAGCTTCCGGCGACAAGCCCGGCGCCATGCGTATCGATCCGGCCCTCGTGCGCGAACTCGCACAGCTGCTGTCGGATAATGAATTGACCGAGATCGAAGTCGCCGACGGCGACCGCCGCATCAAGGTCAGCCGCGAGCCAGCGCCGATCCTCACCGCCGCTCCCGCCGCTGCTCAAGCGGCCCAGACCGCCCCAGCGCCGGCGCTCAGCGCACCGCCGATGAACGCGAAGGAAGATTTCGGCGGAGACAGCGACGCCGCCGGCGGAACGGCCGTCAAATCGCCGATGGTCGGCACCTGCTTCCTCTCGCCCGAGCCCGGCGCAAAGCCATTCGTCGCGGTCGGCGACGCGGTGAAAGCCGGCGACACGCTCCTGATCGTCGAAGCGATGAAGGTGATGAACCCGATCACCGCGCCGGAAGGCGGGGTCGTCAAGAAGATCCTGGTTTCCGACGCGCAGCCTGTCGAGTTCGACCAGCCGCTCGTCGTCATCGGCTGA
- a CDS encoding methyltransferase domain-containing protein — MTSTDAAFAGSIPAIYDRDLGPWLFEGYAREVARRAKALAPRRVLETAAGTGIVTQALAEALPQAEIVATDLNEAMLKVLQARVATVAAQAADAQDLPFEDASFDLVICQFGVMFFPDRVKGNGEARRVLRDGGRYIAAIWDSLDTAEPAVRIARTASDAFPDDPPSFLSRVPWGYSDKARIESDMRAAGFESVKIETVQVSGTLDAKAAANGLCQGSPLRSEIEARDASRLQEITDAATRALADLDGKPTTLSAHIVTATR, encoded by the coding sequence ATGACTTCGACCGATGCTGCATTCGCTGGCTCGATTCCGGCCATCTACGACCGCGATCTCGGGCCTTGGCTGTTCGAGGGCTATGCCAGGGAGGTCGCGCGCCGCGCGAAGGCTCTCGCGCCCAGGCGCGTGCTAGAGACGGCGGCGGGGACCGGAATCGTGACCCAGGCGCTAGCCGAAGCTTTGCCGCAAGCGGAGATCGTCGCGACCGACCTCAACGAAGCGATGCTGAAGGTGCTTCAGGCACGGGTCGCGACCGTCGCGGCGCAAGCCGCGGACGCGCAGGACTTGCCGTTCGAGGACGCCAGCTTCGACCTCGTCATCTGCCAGTTCGGCGTGATGTTCTTCCCCGACCGGGTGAAGGGCAATGGGGAGGCACGGCGCGTACTTCGCGACGGCGGGCGCTACATCGCCGCAATCTGGGACTCGCTCGACACTGCCGAGCCTGCCGTGCGCATCGCCCGAACCGCCTCCGACGCATTCCCCGACGATCCGCCGAGCTTCCTCAGCCGCGTGCCGTGGGGCTATTCCGACAAGGCGCGGATCGAGAGCGACATGCGCGCGGCCGGCTTCGAGTCCGTGAAGATAGAGACGGTCCAAGTCTCCGGCACGCTGGACGCAAAGGCCGCCGCCAACGGCCTATGCCAGGGCTCGCCGCTCCGCTCCGAAATCGAGGCCCGCGACGCCAGCCGCCTTCAGGAGATCACCGATGCGGCCACGCGCGCGCTGGCCGACCTCGACGGCAAGCCGACGACATTGTCGGCGCACATCGTGACCGCGACTAGATAA
- a CDS encoding erythromycin esterase family protein yields MIDAELETLPRLIAGAAEPLPDIDDESFGAFFDRFGDARVVCLGEASHGTSEFYRARAAISKRLIERHGFNIVAVEADWPDAATIDRYVRHRPWREGELTAFDRFPTWMWRNEEFDAFVRWVRGFNDSREHEAMCGFYGLDLYNLSGSMRAVIDFLENEDPELARLAHRRYGCLEPWAEEPQLYGRNALMEGYARCEVGVIEMLKDLLQTRVDCLSPECDEWLDAQANARLVKDAEAYYRVMYHGSAESWNLRDRHMFDTLKMILDAKGPEAKAIVWAHNSHIGDARFTDMGMQRGELNIGQLVKEEYGERARLIGFGTHSGTVAAADDWDEPMRIKQVRPSLADSYERASHEAGVPSFLLDLRTGELDGETRAALMQAKLERFIGVIYRPETERWSHYSEAVLPKQFDAWVWFDETRAVSPLPGEQRPGGDETYPFGL; encoded by the coding sequence ATGATCGACGCCGAACTCGAGACACTGCCGCGGCTGATCGCCGGAGCGGCCGAGCCGCTGCCTGATATCGACGACGAAAGCTTCGGCGCCTTTTTCGATCGCTTCGGCGATGCCAGGGTCGTGTGCCTCGGCGAAGCCAGCCACGGGACCAGCGAATTCTACCGTGCCCGCGCCGCGATTTCGAAGCGGCTGATCGAGCGCCACGGGTTCAACATCGTTGCGGTCGAAGCCGATTGGCCGGACGCGGCGACCATCGACCGCTATGTCCGCCATCGCCCCTGGCGCGAGGGCGAACTGACGGCGTTCGACCGCTTCCCGACCTGGATGTGGCGCAACGAGGAATTCGACGCCTTCGTGCGCTGGGTGCGCGGGTTCAACGACAGCCGCGAGCATGAGGCGATGTGCGGCTTTTACGGGCTGGACCTCTACAACCTCAGCGGGTCCATGCGCGCGGTCATCGACTTCCTCGAGAATGAGGACCCCGAGCTCGCGCGGCTGGCGCACCGCCGCTACGGCTGCCTCGAGCCGTGGGCCGAGGAGCCGCAGCTCTATGGCCGCAACGCGCTGATGGAAGGCTATGCGCGCTGCGAGGTCGGCGTCATCGAGATGCTCAAGGACCTGCTGCAGACGCGAGTCGATTGCCTGTCACCCGAGTGCGACGAATGGCTCGATGCGCAGGCCAATGCCCGCCTCGTGAAGGATGCCGAGGCCTATTATCGGGTCATGTACCATGGCTCGGCCGAGAGCTGGAATTTGCGCGACCGGCACATGTTCGACACGCTGAAGATGATCCTCGACGCCAAGGGGCCCGAGGCCAAGGCGATCGTCTGGGCCCACAACAGCCACATCGGCGATGCCCGCTTCACCGACATGGGGATGCAGCGCGGCGAGCTGAACATCGGCCAGCTGGTGAAGGAGGAATATGGCGAGCGGGCCCGGCTCATCGGTTTCGGCACCCACAGCGGCACGGTGGCCGCTGCCGACGACTGGGATGAACCAATGCGGATCAAACAGGTGCGGCCGTCGCTTGCCGACAGCTACGAGCGCGCTTCCCACGAAGCCGGTGTGCCGAGCTTCCTGCTTGACCTTCGGACCGGCGAACTGGACGGCGAGACGCGCGCAGCGCTGATGCAAGCGAAGCTCGAGCGCTTCATCGGCGTGATCTACCGGCCCGAGACTGAGCGCTGGAGCCACTATAGCGAGGCGGTGCTGCCGAAGCAGTTCGATGCCTGGGTATGGTTCGACGAGACGCGCGCGGTGAGCCCCCTGCCGGGCGAGCAAAGGCCAGGCGGAGACGAGACCTATCCGTTCGGCCTGTGA
- a CDS encoding thiamine pyrophosphate-binding protein, translated as MTTRTGARTGGRILVDQLRIQGCDRIFTVPGESFLAVLDALHDTPEIDTIVCRQEGGVAYMADADGKMTGRPGIAFVTRGPGATNASAGVHVAFQDSTPMILFIGDVARGDRDREGFQEIDFPAFFSPIAKWAARIEDARRIPEYVARAWRVATAGRPGPVVLALPEDMLRDEVEAADRPAVPPLAEAPDPGAVQALFELLKGAAAPIAIVGGADWSPRAAHHFANFAFRYGIPVAAAFRRQDAICNTCGVYAGNLGYGPNPKLQQRIREADLIIAAGARLGESTTDGYTLITPDHPEQTLVHVHPDPNELGRVYNADLPICSDMGEFAEMIDGWVDPDLVRFSCGEQAHAEWLEWSEPKARDGVTLDLGPCVAAMRDRLPDNSIICNGAGNFSGWWHRYWRYGSMPTQLAPTSGTMGYGLPAAVAAALRFKDRPVVCVAGDGDFLMNGQELATAQQYGADLLVILVDNSAYGTIRMHQEREYPERISATELRNPDFAALARAFGGWAETVERTEDFAPALDRAMEQKGIRLLHCKTDVEAISNATTIAALREKSRT; from the coding sequence ATGACTACACGCACCGGCGCCAGAACCGGCGGACGCATCCTCGTCGACCAGCTCCGCATCCAGGGCTGCGACCGCATTTTCACCGTACCGGGCGAAAGCTTCCTCGCCGTTCTCGACGCGCTCCACGATACGCCGGAGATCGACACGATCGTTTGCCGGCAGGAGGGCGGCGTCGCCTACATGGCCGATGCCGACGGCAAGATGACCGGACGTCCGGGCATCGCTTTCGTGACCCGCGGGCCCGGCGCCACCAACGCCAGCGCCGGCGTCCATGTCGCGTTCCAGGACTCGACGCCGATGATCCTCTTCATCGGCGATGTCGCGCGCGGCGACCGCGACCGCGAGGGCTTCCAGGAAATCGACTTCCCCGCCTTTTTCTCGCCCATCGCCAAATGGGCGGCGCGAATCGAGGACGCCCGCAGAATCCCCGAATATGTCGCCCGCGCCTGGCGTGTCGCGACGGCCGGGCGCCCCGGCCCCGTCGTGCTCGCGCTGCCGGAAGACATGCTCCGCGACGAAGTCGAGGCGGCCGACCGCCCTGCCGTCCCGCCGCTCGCCGAAGCGCCGGATCCCGGCGCGGTACAGGCGCTGTTCGAGCTTCTGAAGGGCGCCGCGGCGCCAATCGCGATCGTCGGCGGTGCCGACTGGAGCCCGCGCGCCGCGCACCACTTCGCCAATTTCGCGTTCCGCTACGGCATTCCCGTGGCCGCCGCCTTCCGCCGCCAGGACGCGATCTGCAACACGTGCGGCGTCTATGCCGGCAATCTCGGCTACGGCCCGAACCCGAAGCTGCAGCAGCGCATTCGCGAAGCTGACCTGATCATCGCTGCGGGCGCGCGCCTCGGCGAGTCGACGACCGACGGTTACACACTGATCACGCCCGACCACCCTGAACAGACGTTGGTCCACGTCCATCCGGATCCGAACGAACTCGGCCGCGTCTACAACGCCGACTTGCCGATCTGCTCCGACATGGGCGAGTTTGCGGAAATGATCGACGGCTGGGTCGATCCCGACCTGGTCCGCTTTTCGTGCGGCGAGCAGGCGCACGCCGAATGGCTCGAATGGTCGGAGCCCAAGGCACGCGACGGCGTGACGCTAGATCTCGGGCCGTGCGTCGCGGCCATGCGCGACAGGCTTCCGGACAATAGCATCATCTGCAACGGCGCCGGCAATTTCTCCGGCTGGTGGCACCGTTACTGGCGCTACGGCTCGATGCCGACGCAGCTTGCGCCGACCTCAGGAACGATGGGTTATGGCCTGCCCGCAGCCGTCGCCGCCGCGCTCCGCTTCAAGGATCGCCCGGTCGTCTGCGTCGCCGGCGACGGCGACTTCCTGATGAACGGGCAGGAGCTTGCGACCGCGCAGCAATATGGCGCCGACCTGCTCGTCATTCTGGTCGACAACAGCGCCTACGGCACCATCCGCATGCACCAGGAGCGCGAATATCCCGAACGGATCAGCGCCACCGAGCTGCGCAATCCCGACTTCGCCGCACTCGCCCGCGCCTTCGGCGGCTGGGCCGAAACCGTCGAGCGCACGGAGGATTTCGCTCCCGCGCTCGACCGGGCGATGGAGCAGAAGGGCATCCGCCTCCTCCACTGCAAGACCGATGTCGAAGCGATCAGCAACGCTACGACCATCGCGGCATTGCGGGAGAAGTCGCGGACCTGA
- a CDS encoding TerC family protein — protein sequence MDLLFADWLGTPAWFWLAFLAIVVALTAFDLGVLHKEDKEMGIGESLKLSAFYIGIALLFGGWVWMAKGAEPGMQYFTGFFIEKALSIDNVFVISLIFTYFAIPAKYQYRALLWGIVAVIVLRGLMIAGGAALVAEAYWVLYIFAAFLIATGIKMFFAGDKPMDVAGNPVVKFISRHMRVTKELHAQHFFVRVADEKTGKLVTAATPLFLPLVVINLADLVFAVDSVPAIFAITTDTFIVYTSNIMAILGLRALYFALAAMVHRFHYLKYALAAVLVFIGTKIFVSDFLLDGGKFPPVLSLGVTAALIAAGIGYSLWKTRGAQEDDRPAHQPH from the coding sequence ATGGACCTGCTATTCGCTGACTGGTTGGGAACGCCGGCCTGGTTCTGGCTGGCGTTCCTGGCCATCGTCGTCGCGCTCACCGCCTTCGACCTCGGCGTCCTCCACAAGGAGGACAAGGAGATGGGCATCGGCGAGAGCCTGAAGCTCTCCGCCTTTTACATCGGCATAGCCTTGCTGTTCGGCGGCTGGGTGTGGATGGCCAAGGGCGCCGAGCCCGGAATGCAATATTTCACCGGCTTCTTCATCGAGAAGGCGCTGTCGATCGACAACGTCTTCGTGATCAGCCTGATCTTCACTTATTTCGCGATTCCGGCGAAGTACCAATATCGCGCGCTCCTGTGGGGCATCGTCGCCGTCATTGTCCTTCGCGGGCTGATGATCGCCGGCGGCGCGGCGCTCGTGGCCGAAGCCTATTGGGTGCTCTACATCTTCGCCGCCTTCCTGATCGCGACCGGGATCAAGATGTTCTTCGCCGGCGACAAGCCGATGGACGTTGCCGGCAATCCGGTCGTCAAGTTCATCTCCAGGCACATGCGGGTAACGAAGGAACTGCACGCGCAGCATTTCTTCGTGCGCGTGGCCGACGAGAAGACCGGCAAGCTGGTGACCGCCGCAACGCCATTGTTCCTGCCGCTCGTGGTCATCAACCTCGCCGACCTGGTGTTCGCAGTCGACAGCGTGCCGGCAATCTTTGCGATCACCACCGACACCTTCATCGTCTACACGTCGAACATCATGGCCATCCTGGGGTTGCGCGCGCTCTATTTCGCGCTGGCGGCCATGGTGCACCGCTTCCACTATCTGAAGTACGCGCTCGCCGCCGTGCTGGTCTTCATCGGCACGAAGATCTTCGTGTCGGATTTCCTCCTGGACGGCGGCAAATTCCCGCCGGTGCTCAGCCTTGGCGTCACCGCCGCGCTGATCGCCGCCGGCATCGGCTATTCGCTGTGGAAGACGCGCGGCGCGCAAGAGGACGACCGGCCGGCGCACCAGCCGCATTAG
- a CDS encoding zf-TFIIB domain-containing protein: MLCPTCKTPLTMSERQGIEIDYCPSCRGVWLDRGELDKIIERSAVQQPPVQQAPQPHPHPGYAPQPHGYGHHKHKRRKSFLEELFD, encoded by the coding sequence ATGCTCTGCCCAACCTGCAAGACCCCGCTCACCATGTCGGAGCGCCAGGGGATCGAGATCGATTATTGCCCCTCGTGTCGCGGCGTATGGCTCGACCGCGGAGAGCTCGACAAGATCATCGAGCGATCGGCGGTCCAGCAGCCTCCCGTGCAGCAGGCGCCCCAGCCGCATCCCCACCCCGGCTACGCGCCGCAGCCGCACGGCTACGGCCATCACAAGCACAAGCGCCGCAAGTCCTTCCTCGAAGAGCTCTTCGACTAA
- a CDS encoding DUF465 domain-containing protein, with product MNPRLYRLLEVHQRLDEQLISEERRRLPNWRKVMQLKRLKLRAKDLIHRLTLRPERI from the coding sequence ATGAACCCGAGGCTTTACCGCCTGCTCGAAGTCCACCAGCGGCTCGACGAACAACTGATCAGCGAAGAACGCCGGCGCCTGCCCAACTGGCGCAAGGTCATGCAGCTCAAGCGTTTGAAGCTGCGCGCCAAGGACCTGATCCACCGCCTCACCCTCCGCCCCGAAAGGATCTGA
- a CDS encoding NAD-dependent succinate-semialdehyde dehydrogenase, whose amino-acid sequence MGYETDLKLFIDGAWKAGEDRDHFTVVNPADAQPIAELPLATEADLDEALAAAERSYPIWRATDVEKRGAILHKAAKLLRERADEIGRLLTQEQGKIFPEAKAEVLGSAQLFDWYAEEAKRDYGRVLVRPAGQLSRVMHEPVGPVATFTPWNFPIYLLAKKVAAALAAGCSVISKPPEETPGCTQALAKALDDAGLPKGVFQIVFGVPDKVSSHLIASRVIRKVSFTGSTNVGKHLMRLCADSMTRVTMELGGHAPVLIFDDCDLEKTLDMVVPQKFRNAGQVCVSPTRFYVQEGIYDAFIKGFAERTAKVKVGSGLDEGSKMGPLANQRRPEAIDKLVEDARAKGAKVLAGGHRGNSGFFFEPTLLADVPLEADIMNTEPFGPVAVSRPFKDFDEAIEQANRLPYGLAAFAFTENGRRANLLGDAIEAGMVGINSFAISVADAPFGGVKDSGFGSEGGKEGLESYQVVKAIHQA is encoded by the coding sequence ATGGGATATGAAACCGACCTCAAGCTCTTCATCGACGGCGCCTGGAAAGCGGGCGAGGACCGCGACCATTTCACCGTCGTCAACCCGGCCGACGCGCAGCCGATCGCCGAGCTTCCGCTCGCCACGGAAGCCGACCTCGACGAGGCGCTTGCTGCCGCCGAGCGTAGCTATCCCATATGGCGTGCGACCGACGTCGAAAAGCGCGGCGCGATCCTGCACAAGGCGGCCAAGCTGCTGCGTGAGCGCGCCGACGAAATCGGCCGCTTGCTGACCCAGGAGCAAGGCAAGATCTTCCCCGAAGCGAAGGCGGAAGTGCTCGGGTCGGCCCAGCTGTTCGATTGGTATGCCGAGGAAGCGAAGCGCGATTATGGCCGCGTGCTCGTCCGCCCCGCGGGCCAGCTCAGCCGTGTGATGCACGAGCCGGTCGGTCCGGTCGCCACCTTCACGCCGTGGAACTTCCCGATCTACCTGCTCGCCAAGAAAGTCGCGGCGGCGCTTGCGGCCGGCTGCTCGGTGATCTCCAAGCCGCCCGAAGAAACCCCCGGCTGCACCCAGGCGCTGGCCAAGGCACTCGACGATGCCGGCCTGCCCAAGGGCGTGTTCCAGATCGTCTTCGGCGTCCCCGACAAGGTCAGCTCGCACCTCATCGCCAGCCGCGTCATCCGCAAGGTCAGCTTCACCGGATCAACCAATGTCGGCAAGCATCTGATGCGCCTGTGCGCCGACAGCATGACTCGCGTGACGATGGAGCTGGGCGGCCACGCGCCGGTGCTCATTTTTGACGATTGCGATCTCGAAAAGACGCTCGACATGGTCGTGCCCCAGAAATTCCGGAACGCCGGCCAGGTCTGCGTGTCGCCGACCCGCTTCTACGTCCAGGAAGGCATTTACGACGCCTTCATCAAGGGCTTCGCCGAGCGCACCGCAAAGGTGAAGGTCGGCAGCGGCCTCGATGAGGGCAGCAAGATGGGCCCGCTTGCCAACCAGCGTCGTCCCGAAGCGATCGACAAGCTGGTCGAGGACGCGCGCGCAAAGGGCGCGAAGGTCCTTGCAGGCGGGCACCGCGGCAACTCCGGCTTCTTCTTCGAGCCGACGCTTCTCGCCGACGTTCCGCTCGAGGCCGACATCATGAACACCGAGCCGTTCGGCCCGGTCGCGGTCTCGCGCCCGTTCAAGGACTTCGACGAAGCCATCGAGCAGGCCAATCGCCTGCCCTACGGCCTCGCCGCCTTTGCCTTCACGGAGAACGGACGTCGCGCCAACCTGCTCGGCGACGCCATCGAGGCGGGCATGGTCGGCATCAACAGCTTCGCGATCTCGGTCGCCGACGCGCCGTTCGGCGGGGTCAAGGACTCCGGCTTCGGCAGCGAAGGCGGCAAGGAAGGCCTCGAGAGCTACCAGGTGGTGAAGGCGATTCATCAGGCTTGA
- a CDS encoding SCP2 sterol-binding domain-containing protein yields MTKQELVAKMQENNAFVPGKRVKIDFGGEQGVVMLDGAASQVSEEDGSADTTIKVGWDDWQQMASGQLDGMTAFMMGKLKVEGDMTNAMQLQGVLAKLKG; encoded by the coding sequence ATGACCAAGCAAGAGCTCGTGGCCAAGATGCAGGAGAACAATGCGTTCGTTCCCGGCAAGCGCGTGAAGATCGACTTCGGCGGCGAGCAGGGCGTGGTCATGCTCGACGGCGCGGCCAGTCAGGTCAGCGAAGAAGACGGATCCGCCGACACGACGATCAAGGTCGGCTGGGACGATTGGCAGCAGATGGCGTCGGGTCAGCTCGACGGCATGACCGCGTTCATGATGGGCAAGCTGAAGGTCGAAGGCGACATGACCAACGCCATGCAGCTGCAGGGTGTGCTGGCGAAGCTGAAGGGCTAG
- a CDS encoding CoA transferase subunit A — translation MQKIYDNAESALEGLLHDGMTIAAGGFGLCGIPERLIDAIVASGVKDLTIASNNAGIDNEGLGKLLRTRQVKKMISSYVGENKEFERQFLAGELEVEFCPQGTLAERMRAGGAGIPGFYTKTGYGTQVAEGKEVKEFDGEEYILERGIRADLSIIKGWKADESGNLMFRKTARNFNQPAATCGKICVAEVEEIVPVGSLDPDCIHLPSIFVKRLILGAPYDKKIEFRTVREREAA, via the coding sequence ATGCAGAAGATCTACGACAATGCGGAAAGTGCGCTTGAGGGACTGCTTCACGATGGCATGACCATCGCCGCCGGCGGCTTCGGCCTCTGCGGGATTCCGGAGCGGCTGATCGACGCCATCGTCGCCAGCGGCGTCAAGGACCTGACGATCGCATCCAATAATGCCGGCATCGACAATGAAGGCCTCGGCAAGCTGCTGCGCACCCGCCAGGTGAAGAAGATGATCTCGTCCTACGTCGGCGAGAACAAGGAGTTCGAGCGGCAATTCCTCGCCGGCGAGCTTGAGGTGGAATTCTGTCCGCAGGGCACGCTTGCCGAGCGGATGCGGGCCGGCGGCGCCGGGATCCCGGGCTTCTACACCAAGACGGGCTACGGAACGCAGGTCGCCGAGGGCAAAGAGGTCAAGGAGTTCGACGGGGAGGAATATATCCTCGAGCGCGGCATCCGCGCCGACCTCAGCATCATCAAGGGCTGGAAGGCGGACGAGAGCGGGAATTTGATGTTCCGCAAGACGGCGCGCAACTTCAACCAGCCTGCCGCCACGTGCGGCAAGATCTGCGTTGCCGAGGTCGAGGAGATCGTGCCCGTCGGGTCGCTCGATCCGGACTGCATCCACCTGCCGTCGATCTTCGTCAAACGGCTGATCCTCGGCGCGCCCTACGACAAGAAAATCGAGTTCCGGACTGTTCGGGAGAGGGAGGCAGCATGA
- a CDS encoding CoA transferase subunit B gives MATAVEAKGWSRDQMAARAAKELRDGFYVNLGIGIPTLVANHVPQGMTVTLQSENGMLGIGPFPYSGEEDPDLINAGKQTISELAQSSYFDSATSFAMIRGGHIDLAVLGGMEVSEEGDLANWMVPGKMIKGMGGAMDLVAGVKKIIVVMEHVSKNSDAKFIPECTLPLTGKNVVDMIITDLAVFQRQDHDSPFKLMELAPGVTADEVREKTTANYTE, from the coding sequence ATGGCGACAGCAGTTGAAGCGAAGGGTTGGTCACGCGACCAGATGGCCGCGCGCGCCGCGAAGGAGCTGCGCGACGGTTTTTATGTGAACCTAGGCATCGGTATCCCGACTCTCGTGGCCAACCATGTGCCGCAGGGCATGACGGTGACTCTGCAGAGCGAGAACGGCATGCTCGGCATCGGGCCCTTTCCTTATTCAGGTGAGGAAGACCCCGACCTCATCAACGCGGGCAAGCAGACGATCAGCGAGCTTGCGCAGTCGAGCTATTTCGACAGCGCCACCAGCTTCGCGATGATCCGCGGTGGCCATATCGACCTTGCGGTGCTCGGCGGAATGGAAGTCAGCGAAGAGGGCGACCTCGCTAACTGGATGGTGCCGGGCAAGATGATCAAGGGCATGGGCGGCGCGATGGACCTCGTCGCCGGGGTCAAGAAGATCATCGTCGTCATGGAGCATGTGTCCAAGAACAGCGACGCCAAGTTCATCCCGGAATGCACGCTGCCGCTGACCGGCAAGAATGTCGTCGACATGATCATCACCGACCTCGCCGTGTTCCAGCGCCAGGACCATGACAGTCCGTTCAAGCTGATGGAGCTGGCGCCCGGCGTCACTGCCGACGAGGTGCGCGAGAAGACGACGGCGAACTACACCGAGTGA
- a CDS encoding DUF1476 domain-containing protein has translation MGQFEDRERAFETKFAHDEEMKFRITARRNRLLGEWAARQMGLSDVETESYAKDVVRSDFEEAGDEDVIRKVLGDLTAAGVETSDEAVREAIRHKEVEARRQIIEATNI, from the coding sequence ATGGGCCAGTTCGAAGATCGTGAACGCGCGTTCGAAACCAAGTTCGCGCACGACGAGGAAATGAAGTTCCGCATCACCGCGCGGCGCAACCGGCTGCTCGGCGAATGGGCGGCGCGGCAGATGGGCCTGTCCGACGTGGAAACCGAATCCTACGCGAAGGACGTGGTCCGGTCGGACTTCGAGGAAGCCGGCGACGAGGACGTGATCCGCAAGGTCTTGGGCGACCTGACCGCGGCGGGCGTCGAGACCAGCGACGAGGCCGTGCGCGAAGCAATCCGCCACAAGGAAGTCGAAGCGCGGCGCCAGATTATCGAAGCGACGAACATCTAA